In the Flavobacterium pallidum genome, one interval contains:
- the rimP gene encoding ribosome assembly cofactor RimP produces the protein MTFREKVAALLEQGLIEKPDVFLIDLNISDAFKITVTLDGDHGVTLQDCIDISRAIEHNLDREEQDFSLEVASAGVSLPLKMVRQYKKNLGRTLKVKTASESIEGELVEVNEEFITLAWEAREPKKVGKGKETVQKTQRVPYSEIKEAMVTITFN, from the coding sequence ATGACATTCAGGGAAAAAGTCGCGGCATTATTAGAACAGGGATTGATCGAAAAACCCGATGTTTTTTTAATTGACCTTAATATTTCAGATGCTTTTAAGATTACCGTCACGCTGGATGGCGATCATGGCGTCACTTTGCAGGACTGCATTGACATCAGCCGTGCGATAGAACATAACCTTGACCGCGAAGAGCAGGATTTTTCGCTTGAGGTAGCTTCAGCAGGTGTTTCGTTGCCGTTGAAGATGGTCAGGCAGTATAAAAAGAATCTCGGCAGAACGCTGAAGGTTAAAACGGCTTCAGAAAGTATTGAAGGTGAGCTTGTTGAGGTGAATGAGGAATTTATTACCTTAGCTTGGGAAGCAAGAGAGCCAAAAAAAGTCGGAAAAGGAAAGGAAACTGTACAGAAAACACAACGGGTTCCGTATTCGGAAATAAAAGAAGCAATGGTTACAATAACATTTAATTAA
- the nusA gene encoding transcription termination factor NusA, with the protein MENLALIDSFSEFKDDKLIDRVTLMAILEDVFRNALKKKFGSDDNFDIIINPDKGDMEIWRRRVIVADDDLDLENEEITLTEARKIEPDFEIGEEVSEEVKLIDLGRRAILALRQNLISKIHEHDNTNLYKQFKDLIGEIYTAEVHHVRPRVVILVDDEGNEIVLPKEKQIPSDFFRKGDNVRGIIENVELKGNKPQIIMSRTSEKFLEKLFEQEIPEVFDGLIMVKSVVRIPGEKAKVAVDSYDDRIDPVGACVGMKGSRIHGIVRELGNENIDVINYTTNQQLYITRALSPAKVSSIKINEETKRAEVFLKLEEVSKAIGRGGHNIKLAGLLTGYELDVIREGNIADEEDDVELTEFSDEIESWVIEEFAKIGLDTARSILKQDVNDLVRRTDLEEETILDVMRILKEEFSN; encoded by the coding sequence ATGGAAAATTTAGCATTAATCGATTCATTTTCAGAGTTTAAAGACGATAAGCTCATTGATCGTGTAACGCTTATGGCGATTTTGGAAGATGTGTTCCGCAATGCATTAAAGAAGAAATTCGGTTCAGATGATAATTTCGATATCATCATCAACCCTGATAAAGGGGATATGGAAATCTGGAGGAGAAGGGTAATCGTTGCTGATGACGACCTGGACCTGGAGAATGAGGAGATCACATTGACCGAGGCCAGAAAAATCGAGCCGGACTTTGAAATCGGGGAAGAAGTTTCCGAAGAAGTAAAATTGATTGATTTGGGAAGAAGGGCGATTTTGGCTTTGCGCCAGAACCTGATTTCTAAAATCCATGAGCATGACAATACCAATCTTTACAAGCAGTTTAAAGACCTTATCGGTGAAATTTATACGGCTGAAGTACACCATGTTCGCCCAAGAGTCGTAATTTTGGTTGACGACGAAGGAAATGAGATCGTATTGCCGAAAGAAAAACAGATTCCGTCTGACTTTTTCCGCAAAGGGGATAACGTGCGCGGCATCATAGAAAATGTCGAGCTGAAAGGCAACAAGCCGCAAATCATCATGTCCCGTACGTCAGAGAAATTCCTTGAGAAGTTGTTTGAACAGGAAATCCCGGAAGTTTTCGACGGCTTGATCATGGTGAAAAGCGTGGTTAGGATTCCTGGTGAAAAAGCGAAAGTGGCTGTAGATTCATATGATGACAGGATTGATCCTGTTGGAGCCTGTGTCGGAATGAAAGGGTCGCGTATCCACGGTATCGTCCGCGAATTAGGAAATGAAAATATCGACGTGATCAACTATACGACAAACCAGCAATTGTACATCACAAGAGCATTAAGCCCTGCTAAAGTATCTTCGATCAAGATCAATGAAGAAACCAAAAGAGCTGAGGTGTTTTTGAAATTGGAAGAAGTATCAAAAGCCATCGGAAGGGGCGGGCACAACATTAAGCTGGCCGGTTTGCTGACCGGTTATGAGCTGGATGTTATCCGTGAAGGCAACATTGCTGATGAAGAAGATGACGTAGAATTAACAGAGTTCTCAGACGAAATCGAAAGCTGGGTGATCGAGGAATTTGCAAAAATCGGCCTCGATACCGCAAGAAGCATCCTGAAACAGGATGTAAACGATCTTGTCAGGAGAACAGATCTTGAGGAAGAAACCATCCTTGATGTGATGCGTATCCTTAAAGAAGAATTTAGCAACTAA